A genomic region of Euwallacea similis isolate ESF13 chromosome 29, ESF131.1, whole genome shotgun sequence contains the following coding sequences:
- the LOC136417711 gene encoding uncharacterized protein isoform X2 — MSEKVSIIVNAHSRPPGMVLMEEKIRKPEQRRNQYIGGIAASLNGFCAGNNTTIPNQSLPSPSFTISTLEEAAVGATLMFGATLAAIPSGKCADLFGRKIALLLIGLLYLSNYILIACATNLLVLLIARLFAGVALGSSCVVAPMYIAEITEESLRGTLGSSFSLMLTLGILYTNVIGVVTEWLGLAIALALTSGAAALSILFLPETPLYLIAEERFGKARKSLMFYRGDEDQVSEKLTELQKHLREHQMGSSIWDLFTKKCYRKPLIAILGVFIYQQFCGINAVVFNLMPIFSAANISPWVAAVVPNLLTIFVGASKSKILKV; from the exons ATGAGTGAGAAAGTTTCGATTATTGTTAACGCCCACAGCAGGCCTCCTGGAATGGTACTGATGgaggaaaaaattagaaaacccGAGCAAAGGAGAAACCAGTACATTGGAGGAATTGCCG CGTCACTTAATGGCTTCTGTGCAG GTAACAACACCACCATCCCCAATCAATCACTACCTTCACCAAGCTTCACGATCTCTACTCTTGAAGAAGCAGCAGTGGGAGCCACTCTCATGTTCGGAGCCACCCTGGCTGCAATACCCTCAGGAAAATGCGCCGATCTTTTTGGCAGAAAAATCGCTCTTCTCCTCATTGGACTTCTATATTTGAGCAATTACATCTTAATAGCTTGCGCTACAAATCTGTTGGTGTTACTAATCGCACGATTGTTTGCCGGAGTGGCCTTAGGGAGTAGCTGTGTGGTGGCTCCCATGTATATCGCAGAGATCACTGAAGAATCTCTTAGAGGCACCCTGGGCTCTTCATTCAGCCTCATGCTAACTCTAGGCATTCTGTACACCAACGTTATAGGAGTCGTTACTGAGTGGTTAGGACTGGCCATTGCTTTGGCTCTGACAAGTGGAGCTGCAGCATTATCCATCTTGTTCCTCCCCGAGACGCCTCTGTACCTGATAGCAGAAGAACGATTCGGCAAAGCTAGAAAATCGTTGATGTTTTATCGAGGAGATGAAGATCAAGTTTCTGAAAAGCTTACTGAACTGCAGAAGCATTTGCGCGAGCATCAAATGGGATCCTCAATTTGGGATTTATTTACCAAGAAGTGTTACAGAAAACCTTTGATCGCAATCTTGGGGGTGTTTATTTATCAGCAGTTTTGCGGTATAAACGCggttgttttcaatttaatgcCCATATTTAGTGCCGCCAACATCAGTCCATGGGTTGCAGCCGTTGTCCCCAACCTACTGACCATTTTCGTGGGAGCATCAAAATCgaagattttaaaagtttga
- the LOC136417711 gene encoding facilitated trehalose transporter Tret1-like isoform X1: MSEKVSIIVNAHSRPPGMVLMEEKIRKPEQRRNQYIGGIAASLNGFCAGTVLAWTSPAMQHILQPPLGNNTTIPNQSLPSPSFTISTLEEAAVGATLMFGATLAAIPSGKCADLFGRKIALLLIGLLYLSNYILIACATNLLVLLIARLFAGVALGSSCVVAPMYIAEITEESLRGTLGSSFSLMLTLGILYTNVIGVVTEWLGLAIALALTSGAAALSILFLPETPLYLIAEERFGKARKSLMFYRGDEDQVSEKLTELQKHLREHQMGSSIWDLFTKKCYRKPLIAILGVFIYQQFCGINAVVFNLMPIFSAANISPWVAAVVPNLLTIFVGASKSKILKV, from the exons ATGAGTGAGAAAGTTTCGATTATTGTTAACGCCCACAGCAGGCCTCCTGGAATGGTACTGATGgaggaaaaaattagaaaacccGAGCAAAGGAGAAACCAGTACATTGGAGGAATTGCCG CGTCACTTAATGGCTTCTGTGCAGGTACAGTACTAGCCTGGACCTCCCCAGCAATGCAACACATCCTACAACCTCCTTTAGGTAACAACACCACCATCCCCAATCAATCACTACCTTCACCAAGCTTCACGATCTCTACTCTTGAAGAAGCAGCAGTGGGAGCCACTCTCATGTTCGGAGCCACCCTGGCTGCAATACCCTCAGGAAAATGCGCCGATCTTTTTGGCAGAAAAATCGCTCTTCTCCTCATTGGACTTCTATATTTGAGCAATTACATCTTAATAGCTTGCGCTACAAATCTGTTGGTGTTACTAATCGCACGATTGTTTGCCGGAGTGGCCTTAGGGAGTAGCTGTGTGGTGGCTCCCATGTATATCGCAGAGATCACTGAAGAATCTCTTAGAGGCACCCTGGGCTCTTCATTCAGCCTCATGCTAACTCTAGGCATTCTGTACACCAACGTTATAGGAGTCGTTACTGAGTGGTTAGGACTGGCCATTGCTTTGGCTCTGACAAGTGGAGCTGCAGCATTATCCATCTTGTTCCTCCCCGAGACGCCTCTGTACCTGATAGCAGAAGAACGATTCGGCAAAGCTAGAAAATCGTTGATGTTTTATCGAGGAGATGAAGATCAAGTTTCTGAAAAGCTTACTGAACTGCAGAAGCATTTGCGCGAGCATCAAATGGGATCCTCAATTTGGGATTTATTTACCAAGAAGTGTTACAGAAAACCTTTGATCGCAATCTTGGGGGTGTTTATTTATCAGCAGTTTTGCGGTATAAACGCggttgttttcaatttaatgcCCATATTTAGTGCCGCCAACATCAGTCCATGGGTTGCAGCCGTTGTCCCCAACCTACTGACCATTTTCGTGGGAGCATCAAAATCgaagattttaaaagtttga
- the LOC136417708 gene encoding uncharacterized protein translates to MIYKGRKESRYLDTWKFERQKLEITRRAKVKMIEKADWGRVKGKRKAAKVFFHKEGEIRDLEDCKTRTAAKGCEIVCMCVYLECSDKNGVIWESARCPVKEVFPKATEKDFEG, encoded by the exons atgatttataagggaaggaaagagagtcgttacttggatacatggaaatttgaaagacaaaaattggaaattacaagaagagcaaaagtgaaaatgatcgaaaaagctgactggggccgagtaaagggaaaaagaaaggcagccaaagtattttttcacaaggaaggagaaatacgagatttggaggattgcaa gacaagaactgcagccaaaggatgtgaaattgtgtgtatGTGTGTCTACCTCGAATGCAGCGATAAAAATGGTGTGATCTGGGAAAGTGCAAGGTGTCCAGTAAAGGAAGTGTTCCCGaaggcgacagaaaaag
- the Dbp73D gene encoding probable ATP-dependent RNA helicase Dbp73D — MDLFVINRHVGDESSSVNAPQIEFEEEKLNQTLKRIEKNRQIRKKQKDKDQKIKDAIERTRKARKLKRELNQKKGSVVPVPANDIEEFLDEKIVSDSHELPNELLKHEGSNIGEPVSPSKKTRKRKVDERDIKGFTILGVDNFAKKTKVKRVLPRWLTNPTVISVNLQKLESKVSDMTILDQKLRDLLQSNGVLNFFPVQREVIPWLIESNQHSDVIFPRDICVSAPTGSGKTLAFVLPVIQSLKKYHVKKIRALVILPTQDLARQVFAAFKTYSEGTKIDVCLLTGQTSFEVEQSQLIYKNEAFGYLTKVDILVCTAGRLVDHLKQTQGLDLKSLEFLIIDEADRVLDTVQNDWLYHLEKHIFPEGSFKVLNQFNLQKRRPPQKLLFSATLSQDPEKLQQLSLFQPKLFTSIVETSEESSSVPSNTDIASDKFIGKYTTPNELTERYIEASADLKPLVLYKFIKQEKLKKTLVFTHSVESAHRLTILLKAMFKNKLNVQEISSHLQTKHRVELINQFSEGKLDMLISTDSLARGIDLPGVQCVISYSAPKYLKSYIHRAGRTARAGEKGLAVTFLHSSQLPKFKSLLKQAKKYNVEEIKISDEDLEPLGERYKESLEKLKEAVGKEETVDLKKVKSAKSLKLKLKKRQNRLKQGKGSNINST, encoded by the exons ATGGACCTATTCGTTATCAATAG ACACGTCGGGGACGAAAGTTCCTCAGTAAATGCACCTCAAATCGAGTTTGAGGAAGAGAAACTAAATCAAACActaaaaagaattgaaaaaaatcgacaaattcGAAAGAAACAGAAGGATAaagatcaaaaaataaaagatgcCATTGAAAGAACAAGGAAAGCGAGAAAGTTAAAAAGAGAATTGAATCAGAAGAAAGGAAGCGTTGTGCCTGTGCCGGCTAATGATATTGAAGAATTCTTAGATGAAAAAATAGTTTCTGATTCTCATGAGCTACCCAATGAGTTATTAAAACATGAAGGTTCAAATATTGGGGAACCTGTCAGTCCAAGTAAAAAGACAAGAAAGAGGAAAGTGGATGAAAGAGATATTAAGGGGTTTACTATATTGGGAGTTGACAATTTTGCCAAGAAAACTAAG gtAAAACGGGTGTTACCAAGATGGCTAACAAATCCAACTGTGATTTCCGTAAACTTACAAAAACTAGAATCAAAAGTATCAGATATGACAATATTAGATCAAAAATTAAGGGATTTATTGCAATCAAATGGAGTACTAAACTTTTTCCCTGTGCAGAGAGAAGTCATTCCTTGGCTAATAGAAAGCAATCA gcaCTCCGATGTGATATTCCCCAGAGACATATGTGTCTCAGCACCAACAGGCAGTGGCAAAACTCTAGCTTTTGTTCTACCAGTTATACAGTCACTTAAAAAGTATcatgtgaaaaaaatcagGGCCCTAGTCATTTTACCTACCCAGGACTTAGCTAGACAAGTTTTTGCAgcttttaaaacttattctGAAGGAACAAAAATTGATGTTTGCCTTTTAACTGGGCAGACTAGTTTTGAAGTTGAGCAATCGCAACTCATATATAAGA ATGAAGCATTTGGGTACTTAACAAAAGTTGATATTTTGGTTTGTACTGCTGGTAGATTGGTTGATCATTTAAAACAAACTCAAGGACTTGATTTAAAGTCTTTGGAGTTCTTAATCATTGATGAAGCAGATAGGGTGCTTGATACTGTACAAAATGACTGGTTGTATCATTtggaaaaacacatttttcctgagg gTTCCTTCAAAGTACTAAATCAGTTTAATTTGCAAAAGCGCCGGCCTCCGCAAAAACTACTTTTCTCGGCCACTTTGTCTCAAGATCCAGAAAAGCTTCaacaattatcattatttcaaCCAAAACTCTTCACTTCTATAGTGGAAACTTCTGAAGAATCCTCTTCAGTCCCTTCAAATACTGATATTGCTTCAGATAAATTTATTGGAAAGTACACGACCCCTAACGAATTAACAGAGAGATACATTGAAGCCTCTGCTGACTTGAAACCTTTGGTTTTATACAAGTTTATCAAACAAGAAAAGCTGAAGAAAACGTTAGTGTTTACACATTCAGTAGAGAGTGCACATCGACTAACTATACTGCTGAAAGCAATGTTCAAAAATAAGCTTAATGTCCAGGAAATATCATCTCATTTACAGACGAAACACAGAGTAGAACTGATCAATCAGTTTTCAGAGGGTAAACTTGATAT GTTGATTTCCACTGATTCCCTGGCTAGAGGTATTGATTTACCCGGTGTCCAATGCGTGATTTCCTACTCGGCtcccaaatatctcaaatcCTATATTCATAGAGCGGGTAGAACTGCTCGTGCTGGCGAAAAGGGACTTGCAGTTACATTTTTACACAGTTCTCAATTAccgaaatttaaaagtttgctcaAACAGGCTAAAAAGTACAATGTAGAGGAA ATTAAGATTTCTGACGAGGATTTAGAACCTTTAGGAGAACGGTACAAGGAATcgttggaaaaattaaaagaggcAGTTGGGAAGGAGGAGACTGTAGATTTAAAGAAGGTTAAGTCGGCAAAAAGTCTGAAACTTAAATTGAAGAAGAGGCAAAATCGTTTGAAGCAAGGCAAAGGTAGCAACATAAATTCTACATAA